The Methylobacterium currus genome contains a region encoding:
- a CDS encoding acyl carrier protein, whose protein sequence is MVEISDIRDVLTSLDALKGVVDTLSDDDDLFEKGLDSFGSVQLMLALEERFDIEFPDSALSRRSFSTIRIIRDTVSGLRQQEAA, encoded by the coding sequence ATGGTCGAGATCTCTGACATCCGGGACGTGCTGACGTCGCTGGACGCACTCAAGGGCGTGGTCGACACCCTGTCGGACGACGACGACCTGTTCGAGAAGGGATTGGACTCCTTCGGCTCGGTGCAGCTGATGCTGGCCCTCGAGGAGCGGTTCGACATCGAGTTCCCGGATTCGGCCCTCAGCCGGCGCTCGTTCTCGACCATCCGCATCATCCGGGACACGGTGTCCGGCCTTCGCCAGCAGGAGGCCGCATGA